The Populus alba chromosome 6, ASM523922v2, whole genome shotgun sequence genome contains a region encoding:
- the LOC118050252 gene encoding uncharacterized protein isoform X2 translates to MISKYKNTREEVVSSPNTRNIFRPWPALRNEMKSHQTDKETEERRRTPQKENSFAAMAVTSSPAGSNGKEVAEKSRAECPGVRVVGGRIYDSQNGKTCHQCRQKTMDFIAACTIQKGNKLCTLKFCHKCLLNRYGEKAEEVAMLDDWQCPKCRGICNCSLCMKRRGHKPTGILVRTAKENGFSSVSELLQVKGPENLSHYKDVNDNNVSPKKSALSEEESTVASPRKSGNEDSFEENIDMNLHAQNLTPISFGKKSKKTKRKEPEEVSDGNMDAETRLKESGQNKSKKEGTKEVSNGGRNGEASSKARITAEVSENKAKINEKDKCDVVKDKNEDAFVEKKRSKTQPQEFSKNEVLLGTNYYGGIVCGVRNDKIRTETKKDGDSCKVNKFPSEFQTKSKTAKERRLTTEIQNKETDMDIKLPQGTYLMAVAGFELPPEDVGNALQFLEFCASFGKVLGLKKGQADTILGEIVNGHRGRRSQSYHLAQIHVQLLSVIQKDIGEESPTLTATNDNSWFKALGKCVSKCLFISKEILSGSFDLDNEGYDNLKSSEKLKLLNFLCDEALNTKELRSWIDDENSKFLERKKGAKEKVYAAKEKEKNLKKKMQDEVAKAIIEKNGAPNSVSNHKELVSQIKSEAAQAHAEMLEAMGMAQKNPVLLDVDGRAFWKLNGHDGQSAILLQDMGAWNSVAPSEKWLAYADEQKMDIEKYISFSRTKLRRVQQKAIETPSIEIDTETSSIDI, encoded by the exons ATGATTTCCAAGTATAAAAACACTCGGGAGGAGGTTGTGTCATCACCAAACACTCGAAACATTTTTCGGCCATGGCCTGCATTAAGAAATGAGATGAAAAGTCATCAAACTGACAAAGAAACAGAAGAAAGACGAAGAACCCCTCAAAAAG AGAATAGTTTTGCTGCTATGGCAGTCACTTCAAGTCCTGCTGGTTCGAATGGAAAAGAAGTTGCAGAGAAGAGTCGGGCAGAGTGTCCTGGAGTTCGTGTTGTTGGAGGGAGGATCTATGATTCTCAAAACGGGAAGACCTGCCATCAA TGCCGACAAAAAACAATGGATTTCATTGCCGCATGTACCATTcagaaaggaaataaactatGTACTCTCAAGTTCTGCCACAAATGCCTATTGAACAG ATACGGAGAGAAAGCAGAAGAGGTAGCTATGTTGGATGACTGGCAGTGTCCCAAGTGTAGGGGCATTTGCAACTGTAGCCTCTGCAT GAAGAGACGAGGTCACAAGCCCACTGGCATACTTGTTCGCACAGCCAAGGAAAATGGGTTCTCCTCTGTCTCAGAACTGCTGCAGGTTAAAGGTCCTGAAAATTTGAGCCACTACAAGGATGTAAATGACAACAATGTTTCACCGAAGAAGAGTGCATTGTCAGAGGAG GAGTCTACAGTTGCTTCGCCACGGAAATCAGGGAATGaagattcttttgaagaaaacatTGATATGAATTTGCATGCTCAGAATTTAACACCCATCTCTTTTGGGAAGAAatctaagaaaacaaaaaggaaagaaccaGAGGAAGTCAGTGATGGCAACATGGATGCTGAAACTAGGTTAAAGGAGAGTGGTCAGAATAAATCGAAAAAGGAAGGGACTAAGGAAGTTAGTAATGGCGGTAGGAATGGTGAAGCTAGTTCAAAGGCTAGAATTACTGCAGAGGTTTCTGAAAACAAAGCGAAGATCAATGAAAAGGATAAATGTGATGTTGTCAAGGACAAGAATGAAGATGCTTTTGTGGAGAAAAAGAGGTCTAAGACACAGCCTCAAGAGTTTTCCAAGAATGAAGTTTTACTCGGTACAAATTATTATGGTGGTATAGTTTGTGGTGTTAGAAATGATAAAATTCGAACTGAGACCAAGAAGGATGGAGACTCATGCAAAGTTAACAAGTTTCCTTCagaatttcaaacaaaatcaaagacaGCCAAAGAGAGGCGGCTTACCACAGAAATTCAGAACAAAGAAACTGACATGGACATTAAGTTACCTCAGGGAACCTACTTAATGGCTGTAGCAGGCTTTGAGTTGCCTCCTGAAGATGTCGGTAATGCATTGCAATTCTTGGAGTTTTGTGCTAGTTTTGGTAAG GTTCTTGGTCTGAAGAAAGGGCAAGCTGATACTATACTTGGAGAAATTGTAAATGGTCATAGAGGGCGTCGGTCACAATCCTATCACCTAGCCCAGATTCATGTTCAGTTACTATCAGTGATACAAAAGGATATAGGAGAAGA ATCTCCCACCCTAACTGCAACAAATGACAACTCATGGTTCAAAGCTCTCGGGAAATGTGTCTCAAAATGCCTTTTCATATCGAAAGAAATTCTCTCTGGCAGTTTTGACCTGGACAATGAAGGATATGATAACTTAAAGAGCTCTGAAAAGCTTAAACTCTTGAATTTTCTATGTGATGAAGCTCTTAATACCAA agAGTTGAGGAGTTGGATTGATGATGAAAACTCCAAATTTCTTGAAAGAAAGAAGGGAGCCAAAGAAAAAGTTTATGCAGCAAAGGAAAAG gaaaaaaacttgaaaaagaagATGCAAGATGAGGTGGCCAAAGCTATTATTGAGAAAAACGGTGCTCCCAATTCTGTTTCTAATCATAAAGAACTAGTCTCACAAATAAAAAGTGAAGCCGCACAAGCTCATGCAGAAATGCTTGAGGCCATGGGCATGGCACAAAAGA ACCCTGTCCTTCTGGATGTTGATGGCCGTGCTTTCTGGAAACTAAATGGTCATGATGGTCAATCAGCTATTTTGCTTCAAG ATATGGGTGCATGGAATTCTGTTGCACCCAGTGAAAAATGGTTAGCATATGCTGATGAACAGAAAATGGACATTGAGAAATACATCTCTTTCTCGAG GACAAAATTGCGTAGGGTTCAACAAAAAGCTATTGAAACCCCTTCAATTGAAATTGATACTGAAACCTCTTCAATTGATATTTGA
- the LOC118050252 gene encoding uncharacterized protein isoform X1, with product MISKYKNTREEVVSSPNTRNIFRPWPALRNEMKSHQTDKETEERRRTPQKENSFAAMAVTSSPAGSNGKEVAEKSRAECPGVRVVGGRIYDSQNGKTCHQCRQKTMDFIAACTIQKGNKLCTLKFCHKCLLNRYGEKAEEVAMLDDWQCPKCRGICNCSLCMKRRGHKPTGILVRTAKENGFSSVSELLQVKGPENLSHYKDVNDNNVSPKKSALSEEESTVASPRKSGNEDSFEENIDMNLHAQNLTPISFGKKSKKTKRKEPEEVSDGNMDAETRLKESGQNKSKKEGTKEVSNGGRNGEASSKARITAEVSENKAKINEKDKCDVVKDKNEDAFVEKKRSKTQPQEFSKNEVLLGTNYYGGIVCGVRNDKIRTETKKDGDSCKVNKFPSEFQTKSKTAKERRLTTEIQNKETDMDIKLPQGTYLMAVAGFELPPEDVGNALQFLEFCASFGKVLGLKKGQADTILGEIVNGHRGRRSQSYHLAQIHVQLLSVIQKDIGEESPTLTATNDNSWFKALGKCVSKCLFISKEILSGSFDLDNEGYDNLKSSEKLKLLNFLCDEALNTKELRSWIDDENSKFLERKKGAKEKVYAAKEKEKNLKKKMQDEVAKAIIEKNGAPNSVSNHKELVSQIKSEAAQAHAEMLEAMGMAQKKRLSNAVRTDPVLLDVDGRAFWKLNGHDGQSAILLQDMGAWNSVAPSEKWLAYADEQKMDIEKYISFSRTKLRRVQQKAIETPSIEIDTETSSIDI from the exons ATGATTTCCAAGTATAAAAACACTCGGGAGGAGGTTGTGTCATCACCAAACACTCGAAACATTTTTCGGCCATGGCCTGCATTAAGAAATGAGATGAAAAGTCATCAAACTGACAAAGAAACAGAAGAAAGACGAAGAACCCCTCAAAAAG AGAATAGTTTTGCTGCTATGGCAGTCACTTCAAGTCCTGCTGGTTCGAATGGAAAAGAAGTTGCAGAGAAGAGTCGGGCAGAGTGTCCTGGAGTTCGTGTTGTTGGAGGGAGGATCTATGATTCTCAAAACGGGAAGACCTGCCATCAA TGCCGACAAAAAACAATGGATTTCATTGCCGCATGTACCATTcagaaaggaaataaactatGTACTCTCAAGTTCTGCCACAAATGCCTATTGAACAG ATACGGAGAGAAAGCAGAAGAGGTAGCTATGTTGGATGACTGGCAGTGTCCCAAGTGTAGGGGCATTTGCAACTGTAGCCTCTGCAT GAAGAGACGAGGTCACAAGCCCACTGGCATACTTGTTCGCACAGCCAAGGAAAATGGGTTCTCCTCTGTCTCAGAACTGCTGCAGGTTAAAGGTCCTGAAAATTTGAGCCACTACAAGGATGTAAATGACAACAATGTTTCACCGAAGAAGAGTGCATTGTCAGAGGAG GAGTCTACAGTTGCTTCGCCACGGAAATCAGGGAATGaagattcttttgaagaaaacatTGATATGAATTTGCATGCTCAGAATTTAACACCCATCTCTTTTGGGAAGAAatctaagaaaacaaaaaggaaagaaccaGAGGAAGTCAGTGATGGCAACATGGATGCTGAAACTAGGTTAAAGGAGAGTGGTCAGAATAAATCGAAAAAGGAAGGGACTAAGGAAGTTAGTAATGGCGGTAGGAATGGTGAAGCTAGTTCAAAGGCTAGAATTACTGCAGAGGTTTCTGAAAACAAAGCGAAGATCAATGAAAAGGATAAATGTGATGTTGTCAAGGACAAGAATGAAGATGCTTTTGTGGAGAAAAAGAGGTCTAAGACACAGCCTCAAGAGTTTTCCAAGAATGAAGTTTTACTCGGTACAAATTATTATGGTGGTATAGTTTGTGGTGTTAGAAATGATAAAATTCGAACTGAGACCAAGAAGGATGGAGACTCATGCAAAGTTAACAAGTTTCCTTCagaatttcaaacaaaatcaaagacaGCCAAAGAGAGGCGGCTTACCACAGAAATTCAGAACAAAGAAACTGACATGGACATTAAGTTACCTCAGGGAACCTACTTAATGGCTGTAGCAGGCTTTGAGTTGCCTCCTGAAGATGTCGGTAATGCATTGCAATTCTTGGAGTTTTGTGCTAGTTTTGGTAAG GTTCTTGGTCTGAAGAAAGGGCAAGCTGATACTATACTTGGAGAAATTGTAAATGGTCATAGAGGGCGTCGGTCACAATCCTATCACCTAGCCCAGATTCATGTTCAGTTACTATCAGTGATACAAAAGGATATAGGAGAAGA ATCTCCCACCCTAACTGCAACAAATGACAACTCATGGTTCAAAGCTCTCGGGAAATGTGTCTCAAAATGCCTTTTCATATCGAAAGAAATTCTCTCTGGCAGTTTTGACCTGGACAATGAAGGATATGATAACTTAAAGAGCTCTGAAAAGCTTAAACTCTTGAATTTTCTATGTGATGAAGCTCTTAATACCAA agAGTTGAGGAGTTGGATTGATGATGAAAACTCCAAATTTCTTGAAAGAAAGAAGGGAGCCAAAGAAAAAGTTTATGCAGCAAAGGAAAAG gaaaaaaacttgaaaaagaagATGCAAGATGAGGTGGCCAAAGCTATTATTGAGAAAAACGGTGCTCCCAATTCTGTTTCTAATCATAAAGAACTAGTCTCACAAATAAAAAGTGAAGCCGCACAAGCTCATGCAGAAATGCTTGAGGCCATGGGCATGGCACAAAAGA AGAGACTATCCAATGCTGTCAGAACAGACCCTGTCCTTCTGGATGTTGATGGCCGTGCTTTCTGGAAACTAAATGGTCATGATGGTCAATCAGCTATTTTGCTTCAAG ATATGGGTGCATGGAATTCTGTTGCACCCAGTGAAAAATGGTTAGCATATGCTGATGAACAGAAAATGGACATTGAGAAATACATCTCTTTCTCGAG GACAAAATTGCGTAGGGTTCAACAAAAAGCTATTGAAACCCCTTCAATTGAAATTGATACTGAAACCTCTTCAATTGATATTTGA
- the LOC118050252 gene encoding uncharacterized protein isoform X3 gives MISKYKNTREEVVSSPNTRNIFRPWPALRNEMKSHQTDKETEERRRTPQKENSFAAMAVTSSPAGSNGKEVAEKSRAECPGVRVVGGRIYDSQNGKTCHQCRQKTMDFIAACTIQKGNKLCTLKFCHKCLLNRYGEKAEEVAMLDDWQCPKCRGICNCSLCMKRRGHKPTGILVRTAKENGFSSVSELLQVKGPENLSHYKDVNDNNVSPKKSALSEEESTVASPRKSGNEDSFEENIDMNLHAQNLTPISFGKKSKKTKRKEPEEVSDGNMDAETRLKESGQNKSKKEGTKEVSNGGRNGEASSKARITAEVSENKAKINEKDKCDVVKDKNEDAFVEKKRSKTQPQEFSKNEVLLGTNYYGGIVCGVRNDKIRTETKKDGDSCKVNKFPSEFQTKSKTAKERRLTTEIQNKETDMDIKLPQGTYLMAVAGFELPPEDVGNALQFLEFCASFGKVLGLKKGQADTILGEIVNGHRGRRSQSYHLAQIHVQLLSVIQKDIGEESPTLTATNDNSWFKALGKCVSKCLFISKEILSGSFDLDNEGYDNLKSSEKLKLLNFLCDEALNTKELRSWIDDENSKFLERKKGAKEKVYAAKEKEKNLKKKMQDEVAKAIIEKNGAPNSVSNHKELVSQIKSEAAQAHAEMLEAMGMAQKKRLSNAVRTDPVLLDVDGRAFWKLNGHDGQSAILLQDMGAWNSVAPSEKWLAYADEQKMDIEKYISFSRRRTCQGWENL, from the exons ATGATTTCCAAGTATAAAAACACTCGGGAGGAGGTTGTGTCATCACCAAACACTCGAAACATTTTTCGGCCATGGCCTGCATTAAGAAATGAGATGAAAAGTCATCAAACTGACAAAGAAACAGAAGAAAGACGAAGAACCCCTCAAAAAG AGAATAGTTTTGCTGCTATGGCAGTCACTTCAAGTCCTGCTGGTTCGAATGGAAAAGAAGTTGCAGAGAAGAGTCGGGCAGAGTGTCCTGGAGTTCGTGTTGTTGGAGGGAGGATCTATGATTCTCAAAACGGGAAGACCTGCCATCAA TGCCGACAAAAAACAATGGATTTCATTGCCGCATGTACCATTcagaaaggaaataaactatGTACTCTCAAGTTCTGCCACAAATGCCTATTGAACAG ATACGGAGAGAAAGCAGAAGAGGTAGCTATGTTGGATGACTGGCAGTGTCCCAAGTGTAGGGGCATTTGCAACTGTAGCCTCTGCAT GAAGAGACGAGGTCACAAGCCCACTGGCATACTTGTTCGCACAGCCAAGGAAAATGGGTTCTCCTCTGTCTCAGAACTGCTGCAGGTTAAAGGTCCTGAAAATTTGAGCCACTACAAGGATGTAAATGACAACAATGTTTCACCGAAGAAGAGTGCATTGTCAGAGGAG GAGTCTACAGTTGCTTCGCCACGGAAATCAGGGAATGaagattcttttgaagaaaacatTGATATGAATTTGCATGCTCAGAATTTAACACCCATCTCTTTTGGGAAGAAatctaagaaaacaaaaaggaaagaaccaGAGGAAGTCAGTGATGGCAACATGGATGCTGAAACTAGGTTAAAGGAGAGTGGTCAGAATAAATCGAAAAAGGAAGGGACTAAGGAAGTTAGTAATGGCGGTAGGAATGGTGAAGCTAGTTCAAAGGCTAGAATTACTGCAGAGGTTTCTGAAAACAAAGCGAAGATCAATGAAAAGGATAAATGTGATGTTGTCAAGGACAAGAATGAAGATGCTTTTGTGGAGAAAAAGAGGTCTAAGACACAGCCTCAAGAGTTTTCCAAGAATGAAGTTTTACTCGGTACAAATTATTATGGTGGTATAGTTTGTGGTGTTAGAAATGATAAAATTCGAACTGAGACCAAGAAGGATGGAGACTCATGCAAAGTTAACAAGTTTCCTTCagaatttcaaacaaaatcaaagacaGCCAAAGAGAGGCGGCTTACCACAGAAATTCAGAACAAAGAAACTGACATGGACATTAAGTTACCTCAGGGAACCTACTTAATGGCTGTAGCAGGCTTTGAGTTGCCTCCTGAAGATGTCGGTAATGCATTGCAATTCTTGGAGTTTTGTGCTAGTTTTGGTAAG GTTCTTGGTCTGAAGAAAGGGCAAGCTGATACTATACTTGGAGAAATTGTAAATGGTCATAGAGGGCGTCGGTCACAATCCTATCACCTAGCCCAGATTCATGTTCAGTTACTATCAGTGATACAAAAGGATATAGGAGAAGA ATCTCCCACCCTAACTGCAACAAATGACAACTCATGGTTCAAAGCTCTCGGGAAATGTGTCTCAAAATGCCTTTTCATATCGAAAGAAATTCTCTCTGGCAGTTTTGACCTGGACAATGAAGGATATGATAACTTAAAGAGCTCTGAAAAGCTTAAACTCTTGAATTTTCTATGTGATGAAGCTCTTAATACCAA agAGTTGAGGAGTTGGATTGATGATGAAAACTCCAAATTTCTTGAAAGAAAGAAGGGAGCCAAAGAAAAAGTTTATGCAGCAAAGGAAAAG gaaaaaaacttgaaaaagaagATGCAAGATGAGGTGGCCAAAGCTATTATTGAGAAAAACGGTGCTCCCAATTCTGTTTCTAATCATAAAGAACTAGTCTCACAAATAAAAAGTGAAGCCGCACAAGCTCATGCAGAAATGCTTGAGGCCATGGGCATGGCACAAAAGA AGAGACTATCCAATGCTGTCAGAACAGACCCTGTCCTTCTGGATGTTGATGGCCGTGCTTTCTGGAAACTAAATGGTCATGATGGTCAATCAGCTATTTTGCTTCAAG ATATGGGTGCATGGAATTCTGTTGCACCCAGTGAAAAATGGTTAGCATATGCTGATGAACAGAAAATGGACATTGAGAAATACATCTCTTTCTCGAG AAGGAGAACTTGTCAAGGATGGGAAAACTTATAA
- the LOC118050251 gene encoding uncharacterized protein: MEGLLCSNTVVLESFFSSLMEAVVLETAIAASKALALSLFMIGSLPTGSIVFPEESGTSQGFPLTELHTKKKPDPDNQDGSDTEDDEEDGDEDGQDDQDDDEEGDDEDETGKDGKDGDNPEGEPEANGDGGSDDDDEEDGDDEEDEDDEDDEDDEEDEDADDDDEEDEEDIPQPPAKRRK; the protein is encoded by the exons atGGAGGGTCTTCTTTGCTCAAACACTGTCGTTTTGGagagcttcttctcttctttaatGGAAGCTGTAGTGCTTGAAACAGCCATTGCTGCTTCGAAGGCGCTTGCTTTGTCACTTTTCATG ATAGGTTCTTTGCCTACTGGATCCATTGTCTTCCCAGAAGAGTCTGGCACAAGTCAAGG GTTTCCTTTGACTGAGCTTCACACAAAGAAGAAACCTGATCCTGACAATCAAGATGGCAGTGATACCGAGGATGATGAGGAGGATGGCGATGAGGATGGCCAAGATGATcaggatgatgatgaagaaggtGATGATGAGGATGAGACCGGCAAAGATGGTAAGGATGGTGACAATCCAGAGGGTGAGCCTGAGGCCAATGGTGATGGTGGCAGCGACGATGACGACGAGGAAGATGGTGATGATGAGGAGGACGAAGACGATGAggatgatgaggatgatgaggaagatgagGATGCTGATGACGACGACGAGGAAGATGAGGAAGATATTCCCCAGCCACCAGCTAAGAGGAGGAAATGA
- the LOC118050250 gene encoding uncharacterized protein, protein MEGLLCSNTVVFEGFSPSLMEALVLETAIAASKALALSLFMMGSLPNGSGVLPEESGTSQDCPLTELHTKKKPDPDNQDGSDTEDDEGDDDDDGQDDQDDDDDDDEGADEDEPGKDSEDGGDPEDEPEANGDGGSSDDDDEDDDDEDDDDDDNDNDEEEEDEEEDEEDIPQPPAKRRK, encoded by the exons ATGGAGGGTCTTCTCTGCTCAAACACTGTCGTTTTTGAGGGCTTCTCCCCTTCTTTAATGGAAGCTTTAGTACTTGAAACAGCCATTGCTGCTTCGAAGGCACTTGCTTTGTCACTTTTCATG ATGGGTTCTTTGCCAAACGGATCCGGTGTCTTGCCAGAAGAGTCGGGCACAAGTCAAGA TTGTCCCTTGACTGAGCTTCACACAAAGAAGAAACCTGATCCTGATAATCAAGATGGCAGTGATACTGAGGATGATGAAGGggatgatgacgatgatggcCAAGATGAtcaggatgatgatgatgatgatgatgaaggtgCTGATGAGGATGAGCCAGGCAAAGACAGCGAGGATGGTGGGGATCCAGAGGATGAGCCTGAAGCCAATGGTGATGGTGGCAGCAGTGACGATGACGACGAAGATGACgacgatgaagatgatgacgatgatgacaACGACaatgatgaggaagaagaagacgagGAGGAGGACGAGGAAGATATTCCCCAGCCACCAGCTAAGAGGAGGAAATGA